A portion of the Tenacibaculum todarodis genome contains these proteins:
- a CDS encoding HAD-IB family hydrolase, whose product MSIEKIFNQPKFQDELKGIALQRKQSLEEVQKEAELCITEMYAEQNPIANMATLKGFEYMLSKAYEDKIDVDRQEIKKLMKLMRKNSVAFILTHKTYLDTVVLVTTLHRYGMPIPYFFGGINLAMPGVKQLGKNSGLIFLRRSFKDDAVYKASLRHYISCFIENGDHLTWNIEGTRSRTGKIVYPQMGILKYIMEGEKASSRPIKYVPVSIVYDLIPDVKEMTEEGKGTDKKSENLALFGKYLKNLGHRYGRASIRFGEPVENSQHTNAIIPDMEEDSYADKNTLPRFAFELIHKANTITPVTTVSLVCNALLNNFALTKKEIEINVIKLMNYIEQRKEDVLLDRGNKIDVTVQKALNLLLGAHIIQKSKAGRKTQYSLAPNEYLSATYYANMSASHLYHRAFIEMALIKIKDDTSTDRILHFWEEIMHLRNTFKFEFFYTNKPKFSTEIEDELNLFDKNWRKIITDPNGDINTLLKKQELFVSKGLLLIYLEANKVVCHTLNSWDLEDDFIYSEFLDLCLFKGKELHWQSRISRLDSVSKPFLTNSLRFAKNAKLIPVEGKIDYDGLESWMQELDEFTNHLNELQKLEVKSLLNITAIETEEEVVPGSDLDTISNRILEQEEGAHIAAFFDLDRTLINDFSAKKFVQSRLLSGKTTTKELLSQFATILLYGAGNRDFEVLTKLSALGVKGIKEKDFTTLGQEVYKKHLVDTIYPEARTLIASHLEKGHKIVIISAATVYQIKPIADELGISDIYCTEMEVNRGKFTGQIKEMCWGEGKANAGKKFAKQNDIDLSKSFFYTDSFDDYPLLEIVGKPHAVNPDSRLSQVAFESGWPILRFDETNGQPIVNRFRTGLAAASLYPSAVKGIIRGAFTLSKKEAINTTIASIGDLGTKFAGLDIAVKGKNNLEDYRPAVFCFNHQSSADFFIISKLLRKDVAGVAKKELEMTPFGPLFKAMGAIFIDRSNKKNALKSMKDAAEVIKNGTSVVIAPEGTRSGSKELGKFKKGAFHLAMAAGVPIIPIVIKNAYMAMPKGSSVFKPTHIEVVILDPVDTSEWKVKHIDTYVEEVRDLYKVALEN is encoded by the coding sequence ATGTCTATAGAAAAAATCTTTAACCAACCAAAGTTTCAAGACGAACTTAAAGGAATTGCTTTACAACGTAAACAATCTTTAGAAGAAGTTCAAAAAGAAGCAGAACTTTGTATTACGGAAATGTATGCAGAACAAAACCCAATAGCAAATATGGCTACCTTAAAGGGTTTTGAATATATGCTTTCTAAAGCTTATGAAGATAAAATTGATGTAGATCGTCAGGAAATTAAAAAGTTGATGAAATTAATGCGTAAAAATTCTGTCGCATTTATTTTGACTCATAAAACCTATTTAGACACTGTTGTTTTAGTAACAACCTTACACCGCTACGGAATGCCAATTCCCTACTTTTTTGGAGGTATAAATTTGGCAATGCCTGGTGTAAAGCAATTGGGGAAAAATTCTGGTTTAATCTTTTTACGCAGAAGTTTTAAAGATGATGCCGTTTACAAAGCGTCTTTACGCCATTATATTTCTTGTTTTATTGAAAACGGAGATCATTTAACGTGGAATATTGAAGGAACTCGCTCAAGAACAGGTAAAATCGTCTATCCACAAATGGGGATTTTAAAATACATTATGGAAGGAGAAAAAGCAAGTTCTCGTCCAATAAAATACGTTCCTGTTTCTATTGTGTATGACTTAATTCCCGACGTGAAAGAAATGACCGAAGAAGGAAAAGGAACAGACAAAAAATCTGAAAACCTTGCTTTGTTTGGAAAATATTTAAAAAATTTAGGACATCGTTACGGTAGAGCTTCCATTCGTTTTGGAGAACCTGTAGAAAATTCTCAACATACAAATGCTATTATTCCAGATATGGAAGAAGACAGTTATGCTGATAAAAACACGTTACCTCGTTTTGCTTTTGAATTAATTCACAAAGCAAATACAATTACACCAGTAACTACAGTTTCTTTAGTTTGTAACGCCCTTTTAAACAACTTTGCGCTCACTAAAAAAGAAATAGAAATCAACGTAATAAAGTTGATGAATTACATAGAACAACGCAAAGAAGATGTGTTGTTAGACCGAGGAAACAAAATAGATGTTACTGTACAAAAAGCACTGAATTTATTACTTGGCGCACATATAATTCAAAAAAGTAAAGCTGGGAGAAAAACACAATATAGTTTAGCTCCAAATGAATATTTGTCGGCAACCTATTATGCAAACATGTCGGCAAGTCATTTATATCACAGAGCCTTTATTGAAATGGCTTTGATAAAAATTAAAGACGATACATCAACAGATAGAATTCTTCATTTTTGGGAAGAAATTATGCACTTGCGTAACACATTTAAATTTGAATTTTTCTACACAAACAAACCTAAATTTTCAACAGAAATTGAAGACGAATTAAACTTATTCGATAAAAACTGGAGAAAGATAATTACGGACCCAAATGGAGATATAAATACACTTTTAAAGAAGCAAGAATTATTTGTTTCTAAAGGATTATTGTTAATTTATCTTGAAGCAAACAAAGTTGTTTGCCATACTTTAAATAGTTGGGATTTAGAAGATGATTTTATATATTCTGAATTCTTAGACTTGTGTTTATTTAAAGGAAAGGAGTTGCATTGGCAATCTCGTATCTCAAGATTAGATAGTGTTTCTAAACCGTTTTTAACAAACTCATTACGCTTTGCAAAAAATGCAAAGCTAATTCCTGTTGAAGGAAAAATAGATTATGATGGTTTAGAAAGTTGGATGCAAGAATTAGATGAATTCACTAATCATTTAAATGAACTTCAAAAACTTGAGGTAAAATCATTATTGAATATTACAGCAATAGAAACCGAAGAAGAAGTGGTTCCTGGCTCTGATTTGGATACGATATCTAATAGAATTCTAGAACAAGAAGAAGGTGCTCATATTGCAGCATTTTTCGATTTAGACAGAACATTAATCAATGATTTTTCTGCCAAAAAATTTGTACAATCTCGTTTATTAAGTGGTAAAACTACTACTAAAGAATTGCTGTCTCAATTTGCAACAATTTTACTTTACGGAGCAGGAAATAGAGATTTTGAAGTACTCACAAAACTATCGGCTCTTGGTGTAAAAGGAATCAAAGAAAAAGACTTTACAACACTAGGACAAGAAGTATATAAAAAACATTTAGTTGACACAATTTATCCAGAAGCACGTACTTTAATCGCTTCGCATTTAGAAAAAGGACATAAAATAGTAATTATCTCAGCAGCCACTGTTTATCAAATAAAACCAATTGCAGATGAGCTGGGTATTTCTGATATTTATTGTACAGAAATGGAAGTAAATCGTGGTAAATTTACAGGTCAAATTAAAGAAATGTGTTGGGGCGAAGGAAAAGCTAACGCTGGAAAAAAGTTTGCAAAACAAAACGATATAGATTTATCTAAAAGTTTCTTTTATACAGATAGTTTTGATGATTATCCGTTGTTAGAAATTGTTGGGAAACCACATGCTGTTAATCCAGATAGTCGTTTGTCTCAAGTTGCTTTTGAAAGCGGTTGGCCAATTTTACGCTTCGATGAAACAAACGGACAACCAATTGTAAATAGGTTTAGAACTGGTTTAGCAGCCGCAAGTTTATATCCTTCAGCAGTAAAAGGAATTATTCGTGGAGCTTTTACTTTATCTAAAAAAGAAGCTATAAACACAACCATTGCAAGCATTGGAGATTTGGGAACAAAATTTGCCGGATTGGATATTGCAGTTAAAGGAAAAAACAATTTAGAAGATTATAGACCAGCCGTTTTTTGTTTTAATCATCAATCTTCGGCAGACTTTTTTATCATATCAAAATTATTAAGAAAAGATGTGGCTGGAGTTGCAAAAAAAGAGTTAGAAATGACTCCTTTTGGACCTTTATTTAAAGCAATGGGTGCAATTTTTATTGATCGTTCAAATAAAAAAAATGCACTAAAATCTATGAAAGATGCTGCAGAAGTTATTAAAAATGGAACTTCCGTAGTTATTGCTCCTGAAGGTACAAGGAGCGGAAGTAAAGAGTTAGGGAAATTTAAAAAAGGTGCTTTTCATTTAGCAATGGCAGCAGGTGTTCCTATAATTCCTATTGTAATAAAAAACGCATATATGGCAATGCCAAAAGGGAGCTCAGTATTTAAACCAACACACATTGAAGTTGTAATTTTAGATCCTGTTGATACTTCTGAATGGAAAGTAAAACATATAGATACGTATGTAGAAGAAGTGAGAGATTTGTATAAAGTTGCGTTAGAAAACTAA
- a CDS encoding alpha/beta fold hydrolase → MENNKTLYTTFTKMAIKVAMINEYSLTKAKELVTKKFEDHPFEKFILKSIKNDEFNKETLIKLTNNCINICEEFGPDRDYITLVLVLESINLETLPKNLKKDISSPIVAHFREEIIKINKTIPAPPPFNMFLETRSLVEWSTMFGLYYLIPKKKQGNNKPVLLMPPYLGNDSSTKFVRKYLKSVGFKTYKWELGVNMINSKYLPKLVERLDEIYEKHGEKVSLVGWSGGGIFAKIIANRYPDKVEQLVTIGSPVWGVNNMQTPLVRVLEFLRGKTLRERNDKFLKELEEIPKVPVTCIYTKTDGLVPWKHCLEAETMRKNIKNVEVYGSHMGMGANASVLVTVANALIENTQGRKPKGFITKLENMFFPKFWERKKGDILKDLISIPNYN, encoded by the coding sequence ATGGAAAATAATAAAACCCTATATACTACATTTACTAAAATGGCAATTAAAGTTGCTATGATAAATGAGTATTCCCTTACAAAAGCGAAAGAACTAGTTACTAAAAAATTTGAAGACCATCCTTTTGAAAAATTCATCTTAAAATCTATTAAGAATGATGAATTTAATAAGGAAACATTAATAAAACTAACTAATAATTGCATAAATATTTGTGAGGAATTTGGGCCAGATAGAGATTATATAACACTTGTTTTAGTTTTAGAAAGCATTAATTTAGAAACGCTTCCGAAGAACTTAAAAAAAGATATTTCTTCTCCAATTGTTGCACATTTTAGAGAAGAAATTATAAAAATAAATAAAACAATTCCTGCTCCTCCACCTTTCAACATGTTTTTAGAAACACGTTCTTTAGTAGAATGGAGTACCATGTTTGGTTTGTACTATTTAATTCCCAAGAAAAAACAAGGAAACAACAAACCCGTTTTATTAATGCCTCCATATTTAGGAAACGATAGCTCTACTAAATTTGTTCGTAAATACTTAAAATCAGTAGGTTTTAAAACTTATAAATGGGAATTAGGTGTAAATATGATTAACTCTAAATACTTGCCAAAACTGGTAGAACGTTTAGATGAAATCTATGAAAAGCATGGAGAAAAGGTTAGTTTAGTAGGTTGGTCTGGCGGAGGAATATTTGCTAAAATAATTGCCAATCGTTACCCAGATAAAGTAGAGCAACTAGTTACAATTGGTTCTCCTGTTTGGGGAGTAAACAATATGCAAACTCCTTTAGTACGCGTATTAGAATTTTTACGAGGAAAAACTTTGCGTGAACGTAACGACAAGTTTTTAAAAGAACTAGAAGAAATACCCAAAGTACCAGTAACTTGTATTTACACTAAAACAGATGGATTAGTACCGTGGAAACATTGTTTAGAGGCAGAAACAATGCGAAAAAACATTAAAAACGTAGAGGTTTACGGAAGTCATATGGGAATGGGAGCAAATGCATCAGTTTTAGTAACTGTAGCAAATGCTTTAATTGAAAACACACAAGGAAGAAAACCAAAAGGTTTTATTACTAAATTAGAAAATATGTTTTTCCCAAAATTTTGGGAACGAAAAAAAGGTGATATCCTAAAAGATTTAATATCAATACCTAATTATAATTAG
- a CDS encoding alpha/beta hydrolase: protein MSFSTHTFTAKDGEKIFYYRWKVAYPKGIVQIAHGVGEHAGRYKRIAEILQQQGFDVYANDHRIHGNSTKSKEYLGVYEGENYFEDAVNDMYDLTKIIQKEYPKEKIILFGHSMGSLLSRQYITEHGDNIKALILSGTGSYIKSLGSIGLAGANMVKFFKGRKRSSNTLKSVFFSEFNKKFKPNRTQVDWISRDEKEVDLFAKDPLRIEDFSISMFIDILKGSKKINDLETFKATPKNIPIYIFSGDKDPVGEMGKGVQKVASQYIKAGINDLTLKLYEGGRHEMLNETNKKEVEQDFLNWLNSHIQSKEYSE from the coding sequence ATGAGTTTTAGCACACATACATTTACTGCAAAAGACGGTGAAAAAATATTTTATTACCGCTGGAAAGTAGCTTATCCAAAAGGTATTGTGCAAATAGCACATGGAGTTGGTGAACATGCTGGAAGATATAAACGTATTGCAGAAATTTTACAACAACAAGGTTTTGATGTTTATGCAAATGATCATCGTATTCATGGAAATTCAACTAAATCAAAAGAATATTTAGGTGTTTATGAAGGTGAAAATTATTTTGAAGATGCAGTTAATGATATGTATGATTTAACTAAAATTATTCAGAAAGAATATCCGAAGGAAAAAATCATCCTTTTTGGCCACAGTATGGGTTCTTTATTAAGTAGACAATATATAACAGAACACGGTGACAATATAAAAGCGTTGATACTTTCTGGAACTGGAAGTTACATTAAAAGTTTAGGTTCTATTGGACTTGCTGGCGCTAATATGGTAAAGTTTTTTAAAGGTAGAAAAAGAAGCAGTAACACCTTAAAATCTGTCTTTTTCTCTGAATTTAATAAAAAATTTAAACCCAACAGAACACAAGTAGATTGGATTAGTAGAGATGAAAAAGAAGTAGATTTATTTGCAAAAGATCCTTTAAGAATTGAAGATTTTTCAATCAGTATGTTTATTGACATTTTAAAAGGAAGTAAAAAAATTAACGATTTAGAAACGTTTAAAGCTACTCCAAAAAATATTCCTATTTATATATTTTCGGGTGATAAAGATCCCGTTGGAGAAATGGGAAAAGGAGTGCAAAAAGTGGCAAGTCAATACATTAAAGCAGGTATTAACGACCTAACTTTAAAATTATATGAAGGTGGAAGACATGAAATGTTGAATGAAACCAACAAGAAAGAAGTAGAACAAGATTTTTTAAATTGGTTGAATTCCCACATTCAATCAAAAGAATACTCAGAATAA
- a CDS encoding wax ester/triacylglycerol synthase family O-acyltransferase, with protein MTKKVIKDLLDDALDSSIKQVTGQDAAFLYAESALNPMHIGTLIIVEDSLKFDDFKDTIASKLHLMPKFRQRLLNVPFDLDYPYWVDDPNFELDLHLNRIKLPDPADWKTLRDTTATVFSASLDLRRPLWSITFIEGLDTISQIPKGSVAILTKVHHVMIDGASGVGLMGMLFDKNKADSTKPIPKPKPFEPEPLPEELSLLLKSSYKFFKAPLKIPKLVGEAAVSVMQQKAKKAVVGNKPFDKKSFSVPKTIFNGSISPKRTWGTAILSFDRINSLRKIMGVTINDVIVNICAGAIRRYLIEKDQLPSLPLVANVPISIRVKGEKQNYGNKISNMLVQIGTHIEDPIERLEYIQEQTEVGKSRHKAVGAKSLMKMAESVPFGLANLASGIYSKYNIKELHRPPFNVTITNVPGPQTALYLKGHKTVGVFGLTPVVDGFGLIIAAFSYNGTVSITTTSDAKTMPDAGKFSRFIREEANKLEKIIQKRGKQKEKEIAKATLASSAFFSAFKRFIKNNAEIVKKHKGLYQFEVTSKEESHFWSLDFTQDEGVLKKKKERKAKASFSIDDTNLIALHQQKFLLQELVIQGRMKFEGDKKHQDKLISILSEFLNR; from the coding sequence ATGACAAAAAAAGTAATTAAAGATTTATTGGATGATGCTTTAGACAGCTCTATAAAACAAGTTACTGGGCAAGATGCTGCATTTTTATATGCAGAAAGCGCACTTAATCCAATGCATATTGGAACTTTAATTATTGTAGAAGATTCTTTAAAATTTGATGACTTTAAAGACACCATTGCTTCTAAATTACATTTAATGCCAAAGTTTAGACAACGGTTATTAAATGTTCCGTTCGATTTAGATTATCCATATTGGGTAGACGATCCAAATTTTGAGCTCGATTTACATTTAAACAGAATAAAATTACCCGATCCAGCAGATTGGAAAACATTAAGAGACACAACAGCAACCGTTTTTAGTGCTTCCTTAGATTTAAGAAGACCACTTTGGTCTATTACATTTATAGAAGGTTTGGATACTATTTCTCAAATCCCAAAAGGCTCTGTTGCTATACTTACAAAAGTACACCATGTTATGATTGATGGTGCCTCTGGAGTTGGATTAATGGGAATGTTGTTTGATAAAAACAAAGCCGACAGTACAAAACCAATTCCAAAACCAAAACCTTTTGAACCAGAACCGCTTCCAGAAGAATTAAGTTTATTATTAAAAAGCTCCTATAAGTTTTTTAAAGCCCCACTTAAAATACCAAAACTGGTAGGAGAAGCTGCTGTATCAGTTATGCAACAGAAAGCAAAAAAAGCAGTGGTTGGAAATAAGCCTTTTGATAAAAAATCCTTTTCAGTTCCAAAAACCATCTTTAATGGTTCAATTTCTCCAAAGAGAACTTGGGGAACCGCAATTTTATCTTTTGATAGAATAAACTCGCTTCGTAAAATTATGGGCGTAACCATTAACGATGTTATAGTAAATATTTGCGCCGGAGCTATTAGAAGATATTTAATTGAAAAAGATCAATTACCATCTTTACCATTGGTTGCAAATGTTCCTATTTCAATCCGAGTAAAAGGCGAAAAACAAAATTATGGAAATAAGATTTCTAATATGTTGGTTCAAATAGGAACACACATAGAAGACCCAATTGAGCGATTAGAATACATACAAGAACAAACAGAAGTGGGAAAATCTCGCCATAAAGCTGTTGGTGCAAAAAGTTTAATGAAAATGGCTGAAAGTGTTCCTTTTGGCTTGGCAAATTTAGCTTCAGGAATCTATAGCAAATACAATATTAAAGAATTACACAGACCACCTTTTAATGTAACAATTACTAATGTTCCTGGACCACAAACAGCCTTATATTTAAAAGGACATAAAACAGTTGGGGTTTTTGGTTTAACACCCGTTGTAGATGGTTTTGGTTTAATTATAGCTGCTTTTAGCTATAACGGAACTGTAAGTATAACAACAACTTCCGATGCTAAAACAATGCCTGATGCTGGTAAATTTTCTCGTTTCATTAGAGAAGAAGCCAATAAGTTAGAAAAAATTATTCAGAAAAGAGGAAAGCAAAAGGAGAAAGAAATTGCGAAAGCAACCTTAGCAAGTTCAGCATTTTTCTCTGCATTTAAACGCTTTATAAAAAATAATGCTGAAATTGTAAAAAAACACAAAGGTTTGTATCAATTTGAAGTAACTTCTAAAGAAGAATCTCATTTTTGGAGTTTAGATTTTACGCAAGATGAAGGTGTTTTAAAAAAGAAGAAAGAAAGAAAAGCAAAAGCATCATTTAGTATTGATGATACAAATTTAATTGCTTTACATCAGCAAAAATTCTTACTACAAGAATTAGTTATACAAGGAAGAATGAAGTTTGAAGGAGATAAAAAACACCAAGATAAATTGATTTCAATTTTATCAGAATTTTTAAATAGATAA
- the metG gene encoding methionine--tRNA ligase: MKSPKRYTITAALPYTNGPIHIGHLAGVYVPGDIYARYLRLTDNDVIYICGSDEHGAAIPMRAKKEGISPQDIIDKYHGIIKKSFVDFGISFDNYSRTSAEIHHETASDFFTKLYNDGEFIEEVSAQLYDAEANQFLADRFVIGTCPKCGFEESYGDQCENCGTSHNATDLINPKSAITGNVPTIKETKHWFLPLDKHEAFLRKWILEDHKKDWKTNVLGQCKSWLDDGLRPRAVTRDLDWGIPVPLKDAEGKVLYVWFDAPIGYISATKEWAAREGKNWEDYWKKDDTKMVHFIGKDNIVFHCLIFPAMLKAHGDYILPENVPANEFLNLEGNKLSTSKNWAVWLHEYLEEFPNQQDVLRYTLTANAPENKDNDFTWKDFQAKNNNELVAIFGNFINRVVVLTNKYYNGIVPTPNDFTEIDEETLESLQQFPDVIAKSIERYRFREASQELMNLARLGNKYLADEEPWKVIKVDEERVKTIMYVALQIATALSVLSEPFLPFTSTKLKSMLNVIQSESEESLSWKDVAKKETLLAANHQINKAELLFSKIEDKTIEAQVEKLQATKLANEQENKVVEPQKETIDFEDFTKLDIRIGTILEAEKVAKTKKLLKLKVDVGIDVRTIVSGIAETFSPEDIIGQQVSVLCNLAPRKIRGVESQGMILMTDTQDGKLAFVEPQQEVKNGNEVC, translated from the coding sequence ATGAAATCACCAAAAAGATATACCATAACCGCAGCTTTACCATATACAAATGGACCAATCCATATTGGGCATTTAGCTGGTGTTTATGTTCCAGGAGATATTTACGCACGTTACTTGCGTTTAACAGATAATGATGTAATATACATTTGTGGTTCAGATGAACACGGTGCAGCAATACCAATGCGTGCAAAAAAAGAAGGTATTTCTCCACAAGATATTATTGATAAATACCACGGAATTATCAAAAAATCGTTTGTAGATTTTGGTATTTCTTTTGATAATTACTCACGTACATCGGCAGAAATTCATCATGAAACAGCATCAGATTTTTTCACAAAACTGTATAACGATGGAGAGTTTATAGAAGAAGTTTCTGCGCAATTGTATGATGCAGAAGCAAATCAGTTTTTAGCAGATAGATTTGTAATTGGAACGTGTCCTAAATGCGGTTTCGAAGAAAGTTATGGAGATCAATGTGAAAACTGTGGAACTTCTCATAACGCAACAGATTTAATCAACCCAAAATCGGCAATTACAGGAAATGTACCAACCATAAAAGAAACAAAACACTGGTTTTTACCATTAGACAAACACGAAGCTTTTTTACGCAAGTGGATTTTAGAAGATCATAAAAAGGACTGGAAAACAAACGTTTTAGGGCAATGTAAATCTTGGTTAGACGATGGTTTACGTCCAAGAGCGGTAACTAGAGATTTAGATTGGGGAATTCCAGTTCCGTTAAAAGATGCCGAAGGAAAAGTATTGTATGTTTGGTTTGATGCGCCAATCGGTTATATTTCTGCTACCAAAGAATGGGCAGCACGTGAAGGTAAAAACTGGGAAGATTATTGGAAAAAAGATGACACCAAAATGGTTCACTTTATTGGGAAAGACAATATTGTTTTTCACTGTCTTATTTTTCCTGCAATGTTAAAAGCACACGGAGATTATATTCTACCTGAAAACGTACCAGCAAACGAGTTCTTAAATTTAGAAGGAAACAAATTATCTACTTCTAAAAACTGGGCAGTTTGGTTACACGAATATTTAGAAGAATTTCCAAATCAACAAGATGTATTGCGTTATACCTTAACAGCAAATGCACCAGAAAATAAAGACAACGATTTTACTTGGAAAGATTTTCAAGCAAAAAACAACAACGAATTGGTTGCCATTTTTGGGAACTTTATAAATCGTGTAGTTGTTTTAACTAACAAGTATTACAACGGAATTGTTCCAACTCCAAACGATTTTACAGAAATTGACGAAGAAACTTTAGAAAGTTTACAGCAATTTCCAGATGTTATTGCAAAATCTATTGAAAGATATAGATTTAGAGAAGCTTCTCAAGAATTAATGAATTTAGCAAGACTTGGAAACAAGTATTTAGCAGATGAAGAGCCTTGGAAAGTTATAAAAGTTGATGAAGAACGTGTTAAAACCATTATGTATGTTGCCTTACAAATTGCAACAGCATTATCGGTTTTAAGTGAACCTTTTTTACCGTTTACTTCAACTAAATTGAAATCTATGCTTAATGTCATTCAGAGCGAAAGCGAAGAATCTCTATCTTGGAAAGATGTTGCTAAAAAAGAAACGCTATTAGCAGCAAATCATCAAATTAATAAAGCGGAATTATTATTCTCTAAAATTGAAGACAAAACTATTGAAGCACAAGTTGAAAAACTACAAGCTACTAAATTAGCAAACGAACAAGAAAATAAAGTTGTGGAACCTCAAAAAGAAACGATAGATTTTGAAGATTTCACTAAATTAGATATTAGAATTGGTACTATATTAGAAGCTGAAAAAGTAGCGAAAACTAAAAAGCTTTTAAAATTAAAAGTAGATGTTGGTATTGATGTTAGAACTATCGTTTCTGGTATTGCTGAAACGTTTTCACCCGAAGATATTATTGGGCAACAAGTTTCTGTTTTATGCAACTTAGCGCCAAGAAAAATACGCGGTGTAGAAAGCCAAGGAATGATCTTAATGACGGATACTCAAGATGGTAAACTCGCATTTGTAGAACCACAACAAGAAGTGAAAAACGGAAATGAAGTTTGTTAA
- a CDS encoding S66 peptidase family protein, which translates to MKLITPPFLQKGDTIAIVAPAGILKNRKAVINLAKKQAEVWGLKVVFGKNMFKTDNHFAGTDEERCQDFQDALDNPNIKAIWAARGGYGSVRILDMLDFSNFKENPKWIIGYSDITAFHNHVHNLGVETVHGIMGTSFQDTPEVIAKSVESLRKALFGEELNYKITPSKYNQNGTVSGELVGGNIAILASMLGSESEISTEGKILFIEEIGEYKYSIDRMLQSLKRANYFTKVKGIIVGDMTKVKKNSTPWGSSIEQLILDVVPNDIPVLFNFPAGHEPDNRALIMGRNVELAVGSKQSSVVFN; encoded by the coding sequence ATGAAATTAATAACTCCACCATTTTTACAAAAAGGAGATACAATTGCTATTGTTGCGCCTGCTGGAATTTTAAAAAACCGAAAAGCAGTTATTAACTTAGCTAAAAAACAAGCTGAGGTTTGGGGTTTAAAAGTTGTTTTTGGTAAAAACATGTTTAAAACTGATAATCATTTTGCTGGAACGGATGAAGAACGTTGTCAAGATTTTCAAGATGCGTTAGACAATCCGAATATTAAAGCAATTTGGGCAGCTCGTGGCGGTTATGGTTCGGTTAGGATTTTAGATATGTTAGATTTTTCTAATTTTAAAGAAAATCCTAAGTGGATAATTGGGTATTCAGATATTACGGCATTTCACAATCACGTTCATAATTTAGGCGTAGAAACGGTTCACGGAATTATGGGAACTAGTTTTCAAGACACACCAGAAGTTATTGCAAAAAGCGTTGAAAGTTTACGAAAAGCACTTTTTGGAGAGGAATTAAATTATAAAATTACACCTTCTAAATACAATCAAAACGGAACCGTTTCAGGTGAATTAGTTGGTGGAAATATTGCTATTTTGGCTTCTATGTTAGGTTCTGAAAGCGAAATTTCTACGGAAGGAAAAATTTTATTTATTGAAGAAATTGGTGAGTACAAATACTCCATTGATAGAATGTTGCAAAGTTTAAAACGTGCCAATTATTTTACCAAAGTAAAAGGGATTATTGTTGGTGATATGACAAAGGTGAAGAAGAATTCGACGCCTTGGGGAAGTTCCATTGAGCAACTTATTTTAGATGTTGTACCTAATGATATTCCTGTTTTGTTTAATTTTCCTGCGGGTCACGAACCTGATAATAGAGCATTGATTATGGGAAGAAATGTTGAGTTGGCAGTTGGCAGTAAGCAGTCTTCAGTAGTTTTTAATTAA
- a CDS encoding YraN family protein: MAQHNELGKLGEELAVKYLLKKDYKIIKQNYRYLKAEVDVIVQKGNLLICVEVKTRSSTFFENPQDAVNPKKIKLLVSAMNNYVEEYDLDVEVRFDIITVIKHQNDFKIEHIEDAFLYF, from the coding sequence ATGGCACAACACAATGAACTTGGTAAATTAGGTGAGGAGTTAGCGGTAAAATACCTGCTAAAAAAAGACTATAAAATAATCAAGCAGAATTATCGCTACTTAAAAGCTGAAGTTGATGTTATTGTTCAAAAAGGAAATCTGCTAATTTGTGTTGAGGTTAAAACACGCTCTTCTACTTTTTTTGAGAATCCGCAAGATGCTGTAAATCCGAAGAAAATTAAATTATTGGTTTCCGCAATGAATAATTATGTGGAAGAATATGATTTAGATGTTGAGGTAAGGTTTGATATTATTACGGTTATAAAACACCAAAACGACTTTAAAATTGAGCATATTGAAGATGCTTTTTTGTATTTTTAA